AAAAATATCTGTTTGCAATCGAATAGGTATATGGTTTTTATCGGCAGTCACCCATATTGTCATGTCCTCTTCTTCCTTAAACACTCGCCCTTCTTGTAACATTGGCCTAAGCTTAAGGCAATTGAATGTACCTAACCCGTTTTTCATAACTTCTTTTCCAAGGTATTTTATATTCATACCAAACACCTCATGATCTAAAAATGTATTAATAGGAAAGATATCACCAACTTCGGCATTTTCGAAATCTAAGCACCTTGCATAATAAAATGCGGAAAGTAAATCTTGCACATTGCTCGGTACTTCATGCGTTCCTTTACGATCTACAGCAGTATGTGCTAACTGATCAAACTCGATATCTCTTGTGATTTTAAAACCGCCCTCATTTACACGTCTAATAAATTTAAGGGGTATAATGGCCTCTTTATCTATATAAGTTTCATAACGATCTTGAATTTTATAAAACCAATTAAACATTCCGGTAGAGTAGCCCAAACCCACCATGTGAAAAACATCTCGATTCTGAAGTTTGTTCTGTTCTTTCTTT
This Flavobacteriales bacterium DNA region includes the following protein-coding sequences:
- a CDS encoding DUF3108 domain-containing protein, with amino-acid sequence MLHNIRKHIKYMMMRAISTFVTLVIILGSISTAQGYRNVYDNQFAQGEKLIYRVHYGIVEAGEVVLEVKKEQNKLQNRDVFHMVGLGYSTGMFNWFYKIQDRYETYIDKEAIIPLKFIRRVNEGGFKITRDIEFDQLAHTAVDRKGTHEVPSNVQDLLSAFYYARCLDFENAEVGDIFPINTFLDHEVFGMNIKYLGKEVMKNGLGTFNCLKLRPMLQEGRVFKEEEDMTIWVTADKNHIPIRLQTDIFIGSIRMDLKKYFGVANSLARVNK